Genomic DNA from Cyanobacteria bacterium FACHB-DQ100:
GAAAACGCTAGATGCTGCGATCGCTCAAGTTCAATCTTGGCAGCAGGAATTTCTGCAACTGCCGCTGAGCCAGCTTTTATGCAATTTCAAGCTCGATCGCGCTCTTAAGCTGAATCTTTCTGCTCAAGATCTTCGATCTTGGGGTGAACTGTACAACTTATTCGATATTGCGGTGTTGATCCTAAAAAGTGCAGCGCTCAGAACGGAAAGTCGCGGCGGACATTACCGATCGGACTTTCCTCAAACGTCTGAAACTTGGCGAGTCCATACGATCGTCAAGCAAAATCACTGGACAACTGCGCCCGTTAGAGATATTTCTGCACCACCTGCCAACCCGTGATCGATACCCAGACGAGGCTCAAACACAGCAAGAAGTTTACGCCTACATGCACTGATCGCGCCCAAGGCTGGCTCGGAATTTGCACCGCGCTCCAAGCCGAGAGAAATATGAGTTCTACCACTGCCAGCCCTGACCAAAGATGGTTAGAATGCCCTAAACTGCCGTAGTGACCTAGCGTTCCAACGATCCCAATGCCAAGCAAAACTAGAACGAGAACCGCGATCGCAATTCCCACACCGATATGGATCGATCGCAGTCGTTTCGCTCCAAACAGCAATTCTGATCCAGTCGCAACTTGAACCAGATACGCGGCGATCGTTAGACCCATTGCCCAAGCTGCAATCCGCCACAGCCAAATAAAAGAAGGTAAATCCAAAGCCTTCACCGAACTTGTCTTCTTCATTGTGCAAAAAAACAGCCACGATCGGTCATGGCGATCGTGGCTATTGATTTGAAATCAGTCTTTTAACCCGTAAGCGGTACTCTTAAGCAATGACTAATCTTAAAGAAATGTAAGTATACAAAGCTTTATGAGTCTGTCGAAGCCATTGCTAATCCTAGAGGTTTGGAAAACGGTTCGTCCTCGCCCTCCTCGCTCACCATCAAGCTTGAACAGGGAATAGTGTCCGACAAGATCGCGCTTGCCATCATTCCTGTGTGAATCTCAAGTTGAGCGTTAGCCATCGCTTCAAAAAGCAACCGTTGCCCCGGAAAAACTACACGCTCAAAATACCAATTTGGCACATTTGTAATCCGAGCAATTTGAATTTGACTTGTTGCATTCACATAACAACAAAGAATGGGATCAGATCCACCCAATGGTAGAGGATCAAGAGTTTGAGGCATGGCAGTTAAAGACCCTACGTTAAATAACAGGCTGTTTCTGAACACTAACACTGGGTGATCCCTGACGACTGTAAACGCGATTACCAATGTTGCTTTTTAAGACGATTTGTGCGTTGAAATTGAGCCATATCAAGCGATTAACAAACAATTAAGTCTGCTTAATCTCTGAATACTGAATACAACAAACTTGCATTCAATATTTAGTGAGAAGAATTAATCATGATTGACGACTGCGCTCCTGGAGATAAAACTGGCGCTTAGCCATGCAGAGAACTGAAGTCAGTGATATCGTAAAGTTATGTGAAATAAATTCAGGATCTCGATGCGGGATCTTGCCTCGGGCGACTGTGAGTAAAATGCTATGGAAACTCGAATTCTCTACGTTCGACTGCCTTGTAATCCCATTTTTCCGATCGGTGTAGTTTATCTTGCCGATCACGTTCATAAACAGTTTCCAAACATTACGCAAAAGATTTTTGATTTAGGCACGGTTCCGCCCCTGGATTATGTCTCAGCGCTGGATGCTTGCATTGATGAGTTTCAGCCTACTTTGCTGGTGTACTCTTGGCGCGATATTCAGATTTACGCTCCGGTGGGTGGGCGGGGCGGCAACCCGCTTCAGTACACCTTTGAATACTATTACGCCCTGAATCCACTTCTGAAAGCGCGAGGCGCTCTGGGCTTACTCCGAATTGCGTCGGGCTATTACGGTGAACTGTGGCGCAATTCTAATCTGATTCGACGGGGGGTAAAACGCGCTAAACGATACAATCCCGATGCGAAAGTGGTTGTAGGTGGCGGTGCGGTGAGCGTGTTTTATGAGCAAGTGGCGAAAAGCTTGCCAAAGGGCACGATCGTCTCAGTCGGTGAAGATGAAACACTGCTAGAGAAATTGCTGCGGGGTCAGGATTTTCTCGATGAACGCTGCTATATCGTGGGTGAAACGAAGCCCCGCGATCGCATGATTCATGAGTTTCCAACTCCGATCGAAAAAACTGCCTGCAACTACGGTTACATCTCTCAGATTTGGAAAGAGTTTGAATATTACTTTCAGTCTCAGGATTTCTACATCGGAGTGCAAACGAAGCGCGGCTGTCCGCATAACTGCTGCTACTGCGTTTACACGGTAATTGAAGGGAAGCAAGTGCGGATCAATCCCGCCGATGAAGTTGTTAAAGAAATGAAGCAACTTTACGACAAAGGCATTCGTAATTTCTGGTTTACCGATGCTCAGTTTATTCCAGCTCGGAAATACATGGATGATGCGATCGAACTGCTGCAAAAAATTGTCGATGCAGGCATGACGGATATTCACTGGGCAGCCTACATTAGGGCGGACAATCTCACGCCGCAGCTTGCGGATTTGATGGTCAAAACCGGAATGAATTACTTTGAAATCGGCATCACGAGCGGATCTCAAGAACTCGTTCGTAAAATGAGAATGGGCTACAACCTCAGAACCGTTCTAGAGAATTGTCGCGATCTCAAAGCCGCCGGATTTAACGATCTCGTTTCGGTGAACTATTCGTTTAACGTAATCGATGAGCGACCGGAAACGATTCGACAAACGATCGCCTATCACCGTGAACTCGAACGCATTTTTGGAGCAGATAAAGTTGAGCCTGCAATCTTCTTTATCGGTCTGCAACCGCACACCCATCTAGAAGAGTACGCCTTCAAAAGCGGCATTCTTGAGCCAGGATACGACCCAATGAACGTCAAACCCTGGACAGTCCGAAAACTGCTTTGGAATCCAGAACCGCTCGGCTCATTCTTTGGGGAAGTGTGTTTGCAAGCATGGAAACGCAATCCCAATGATTTTGGGCGCGAAGTTATGGATATTCTAGAAGAAAGACTCGGATGCGCCGACCTTGAAGAAGCGTTAACCGCGCCGATCGACAAGCCCAACTCTCAACTCGTTACCGCCTCGTAATTCCCCCGCTTTCTTACTTCTCCCACTGATATGCTGGAAGGTTCGATTCTCAATGATCTCCGAGTGGCTCACCAACCGGGAGCGCTCGGCAAGCGCCCCCTTAATTTTGGTGTGTACTACAAAAACACGCTCGTTTCGCTCTGTCACGCGCTGGAAGACTGCATTCTCAGTTGCTCTAGTGCGCCGCTAGTGGTTACTGCCTTCCAACGGGGAAAATGGTACCTCGCAGAAGCCGATCGCTACGGTGAAATCGCCGATCATGCTCAACAGATTGTGATTATGGCTTCTGGAGATACAGGCTTTGCGGAACACCCCACTAGCCAGCGATCGAATGTGGCACTGGTTGAACTGGAAAAATCCGACCCGGTGGCGCAAGAATGGCACTTGATGATTCTGGCTCCTTCGTATACTGCGATGGTGCTGTGTCAGGAGCTGACACCGGAAGATTACGGGGTGCAAGGCGTTCCAACTGAAGATCTAGAGCGGAAATTTTACGGATTCTGGACATTCGAGGCGGGGTTAGTCGAGGAGACGGTTAATATTGCGATCGCTCATATCGAGCGGTACAATCCCAGCTTGGCAAATCAACTGCGATCGCGAGTGGCTGAAATTTCTGTTCAAACTAGCGAACAAGACGAGATTTATCAAGCCGTTTCGATGGTCGTGAACTATCTTCAGGTGGGACAGGAAGATTTGCGAGCGCGCTCAAAGCACGAAGCATTGGATAACAATCTGACTTCCAATGAGCTTCAAGCCTTTCTCCGACTGGCTCAACTGATCGATCAAACCGATATCAGCAATCCAAATGCGGCGGCTGAAGTGGCAACCTTGTCTGAGGCAATGGCGCAACTGCTCGATCTTCCCGCGTGGCAGTTGAATCGATTAAAACTCTCAGCCTTGCTGCACCGATTAGCATTCCTGCGGCGAGCGGATAGTGTTTTGAGCCCAGGAAGTTTTGGACGAATTTCTGAGCAGCAAACCGAAGAAGCGCCTTGCTGCCCGATCGTTCCCGGTGCTCAAATTTTGCGGAATATGGGACGAATGAACGCGATCGCCACGATCGTCACGCACCAATCTGAGCAATGGAACGGGCAAGGACAACCCGCCGGACTTGCAGGCGATGAGATTCCCCTAGAATCAAGAATTCTCGGGTTACTGGCAGAGTTTCAGCAGCGAGTCACCCAGGAGCAATCAACGAATCCTGAGACGGCTTTGAACCATGCCCTTGCTCAATGTCAGGCAGAAGCAGGCGATCGCTGGGATAGCAAGCTGGTTGAAGCTTTGGGTCTTTTAGTCAGTGCCATGCAGCAAGGATTGAGCTTACCGATTCAAACTCCCAAAATCGCGGCTGGAATGTGGCTTCTGGATTCACACTCGGATGACGAGCTGTTAGATTTGTCTGACAAAGTAACGGAGCAGGTGTGATGGACATTGGGGCAATTCGATCGGGGAAAGTCAAACAGCTTGCAGGTGCGGATCTCCAGGATGAAGATCTCTCGAAAGCTGAATTAAGTGGTGCGAATCTTGCAGGTGCAAAGCTCTCTGGCGTAGATTTCACAAACGCAAAGTTATCTGGTGCCGTACTAGACGGTGCGAACCTAGTCGGGTGTCAATTGATTGGCACAGATTTGCGGGCGACCTTGACAGGTGCGAACTTGATGCAGGCAGATTTAACCGAGGCGGATCTGCGCGGGAGTAACTTGCGGGGTGCGAACTTGATGCGATCGCGCCTCACTCGTGCCAACTTAGCGGGTGCATTCCTCAGTGGCACAAATTTAATGGGAGTCAGTTTACAAGGCGTTGATCTGCGTGGGGCTGACCTGCGGGGTGCGAACCTGAGCGGCGTTAACTTGCACGGAGCAAACTTGTGCCAAGCCGATCTGCAAGGCGCACAACTCACCGAAGCAAACTTAGAGGAAGCTGACTTACAGGGTGCGAACCTAGCAGGCGCAAACTTGGCAGGCGCAAATTTACTTTGTGCTGACCTCCAGGACGCAAATCTTGAAGGCGTGAACTTGATCGGAGCTTGTACGGTCGGAACAGCGATCGATCAAGCGAGCAATCAAGGCGCGATCGCCTCCAAGATCTCTTAGCTATCGGTTGGTAAGCTGGTTACAGGCTGCATACTTACGAGACCAAGGTGGAATAGCGCATCTTGAATAATTAGCTCCGGAGAGATTTCTGTAAACATCTGCACGCTTTGCCGAACTTGGTCGATCGCTTTGGGATTGTCGAGCAAATCGCGAATTTCTTCACAGAACGGGAGCGATCGCCGAATCTCGTAATTTCACCCCTAAGGTGGAATCGCTTAGATGGAACGGGAAGCTTAGAACAGTTGGCAACAGTTCAGAAATGTTTATGCCTATCTCTTCCCGTCTTTTATCGATTACAGGCTGGAGCTATTTGGTGAGTCTTTTGCTGTGGTTGAGCTTTCGTTTGCTGTTTTTCGATCGCTTCTGGTGGTTAGCGCTGCTCAATACAACTGCACCATATCTGTTCTTGCCGTTAGTCATCCTTCTGCCTTTGGCGCTTTGGCATCGAAGGCGAACACTATTTTTTGGGATGATTCTGGGTTGTCTGCTGTTTGTGATGTGGGTACAACCTCGACTGCACTTTTTCTCTAAGGCTGTACCCACAACTCCAGCAGGTTCACTGCTTAAAGTGATGACGTTTAACATACTGTGGAGCAATCAAGACTACGACAAGATTGCACAGATGATTCGTCAAACAAAACCAGATTTGATTGGGGTACAGGAGCTACAACCGAATCAGCTATCCAACTTGCTCAAAGCGATCGCTCCAGACTACCCGCATCACACAATTCATCCGGTCGATCGCTTTCATACCGTTGCATTGTTTAGTCGCTTGCCCATTGAAACCGCTAAACCCTTACCTGAACCGCCGATAGAACGCGGAATTCAAGCGATAGTCCGCATCGGGGATCAGCACCTCAATGTTTTAGTCACGCATCTTGCTCCGAATAATATGCCACTATTGCCGATCGATCAATTTATTGCTGAAACTCGCGATCGCTATGCACGCCGAGCCGCAGAAGCAACTTATCTCAAAGAACTGGTACAACAGCGCTCGCTGCCCACCCTGATGTTGTGCGACTGTAATCTAACCGACACTTCTGAGGCTTACCAACAGCTACGCAAGCACCTCAAAGATAGTTTTCAGGAGCGAGGTCAGGGATTAGGACACACACTCTTTATCAGGGGTGTACCCTTTCCAGTTCAACGAATTGATTACATTTGGCACAGTAAGGAGCTTGAAGCGATCAATGCCTCTGTTGCTCCCGACGGCGGCTCGGATCATCTCCCAGTCGTCGCGACCCTAAAGATTCGCTAGGGATTATTTCAAATCAGCGTGTCTGCTGAAATGAGTTCCAACTGATGCAGTTAGCTCGCTGATTGCTTGCTTCACTTCGTTTAAGAACAATGTTTGTCGATCGTAATACCACTGCTGAGCTTCTTGAGCGGCTTCTGGTGATTGTTCAGCGTTAATCGCTGCCATCAACTGTTGAGCAAAGCTTCGCGGCAGATCCGCGATCGCCACAGTTTGCGGCGGATTAGCAATGCCTCGCAGCGCGATCGCAGTCGCCACAATATGAGATCCCGAAGCGATCGCGTCCAACGTCTTGATTTGAATTCCACCGCCGCTCAAGGTCGGAATCGCCATCACTCGCGCCTGCATCATAAACACCTGCGAATCTTCGACAAATCCTTGATAGACCAGATTCGGATAGCGATCGCTCAGCCAATCTGCTCCTCGACCCGCGACGTGAATAGTGAGCGACTCTGGAAGCAGTGGATACACCGCCTCTAAAAACCATCGCAACCCTTCTTCGTTTGGCTTCCATGCCCAGCTACCAATAATGCCAATGTCAAACATCTTCGCAACAGTTTCAGTCTGTCTGCTGACAAACCCCGAAGGCAAGCTCAGCGTTCTTGCCTTTGTGAATTGAGCAAAATAGTTCGCATCATGCTGCGTCAACGCCCAGACTTCTGCGACTGAAGCTGCCGTTTTTGCTTCTAGCGCCTCAACGGTTGCAGCTTCACGTCCGTAAACCCACTTTGCCAGCCTATTGCTCGATCGCTGATAGTGTTGGCGATACATATCATGTTCTAGATTGTGAGCCACTAAAATCACTCTGGGATGATCAATTACATCGAGCAACCAGCCAAGCTGGGCGTGATCAATCACGATCGCATCATACACCTCAGCTGACAACAGCGACTGAACTTGCTTGATATAGCGGCGTGTGAGATATTTCGCGGCAGAATAAGGCATCTGCTTGATCAGGCTCAGCGCAAACCAGCCCATTGCTTTGAACTTTGCTTTTTTCGTCTCAACAGCACGATCGGCAACGAGTACCTCATGCGCTGCCTTATGTAATGCACCATCCTCTTTTCGACCATAGCCCAGCACAGTGACCATGCATCCCGCTTGCTGCAGCGCCTCGACGATGTTTTGAGACGCAATTTCACTGCCATGCAGCTTACGAGCAGGAAGTACAGTGGTGAGAAACAGAACGTTCATGATGATTTAGCTTGGTGAATATAAAGGACAGAAAAGACGGTCAAGGCAACTACGATCGCTGAGGATAAGGGTTCGGAGACAATGCAGCCTTCTGGTCAAAGTCCGAGGAAGGACTGCCTAAACGATCGTCGATCTTGAGGCGGCGATACTGCAGCGCGATCGCGATCGCAAAAGAGACAAAGATACTCCATTCTCCCCCGGCGCTCGCCACGCTGAAGCTATCCGCGGAATTAATGCAAGCTGCAAGAATGAGCGATTGAAACACCCAAAACAGTTCTACAGTTTTGAGCCGCAACAGCAAGTAAAACGTTCTGAAAAACAGCGTACACAAGCTAATGAGATAAAGCGTGAGTCCCACAATACCTAACTGTAGAAATAGTTCAAGAAAACCATTGTGAGCATTAAAGCGAACGCCAGCCCGAAAAGAATTCACTGCCCAGGTCTGCGTCAGAATTGGATAAGCTGCACCAGAAGTCCAAAATCCGGAGTATCCATGCCCCAGCCAAAAATGCTCTAATCCCTTCTCTAGCACCATATTCCAGATGGGAAGCCGCCCGTTAAATTCAAGGTTCTTACCCAATACATCGACCACAATGAACTGCAAATTCAAGAAGATTGATAGGGCGACACCTAGACTTACGGCGAGAACGATCGCCGTTGAAGCCACGCGCAGCCTGTAATCCTGCTTGAGAATGCTGTAAAGCGGAAAGAGATACATCGTGATCAAGAGCGCTGCCAAAGCAGTTCTGCCTCGACTCAATAACAACAGCGCCACTGCAATTGCACACACGCTCCAAATCAGCCAGCGCCATCTGGAGCGCTGCAACCCCAGCAGCGTCAGCAACAGAATGGCAGATGTCATTTGAGCCGCAAACAGGTTCTTGAACCCAAAAATACCCTTCCAGGCTCCGATAAATTCACCATCTGTTTGGATGCCATACGTGGGAAAGGCAACCCCTGCGATCAAGCTCAAGACAGCAGCGATACCAAGAACTTTAGCGAGTAGCCGCATTTCACCGCCCAGACCAAAGCGCACAGCAATGTAAACACCGAAAACTCCGGCTCTTATGAATGCTTTGGTTTCGTCGCCCGTGACCTCCGGAGCCATAGACCAAAACACGGAGACAAGCGCCATGACGTGTAGCAGCAGCAGAGGAATGTCTCTGGTCATCGCGAACAAGATTTTCTTCCAACAGCCTGAGACTAAAATCAGAAATGCCAGAATTGGATAGCTTATTAGGTTGGCGATGCTCACTGCTTGCGGGGGAAGCGCGATGCCTAAGAAGTACGCAAAGAAGAGTCCAGCGAGCCAGGGTTCTAATTTCTGGATGAGCAGTAGTAGATCTTTGAGTTTCAAGGGTCTGCCTCCGGTTCTAATCTGAGTAACGGGTTTTAGTGTCGCTTGCGATCGTTGCTCTGTAGGATATCTTCAAACAGAGACTGATAGCGATAGGCTTGCTGCGCTTGGGTAAATTCGTGCTCGACTTTTTCGCGAGCACGATCGCTTAATCGACGATGACGATCGCGGTTTTCAAGTGTCCAGGCAATCCCCAGCGCTAAATCGTCGATCCAATAAGGCTGCGCCAGATAGCCCGTTTTCTGATGCTCAATCAGGTCGGGCATTCCGCCAATTTCAAATGCAACACAAGGCGTTCCACAAGCCATCGCTTCCATGATCGTATTGGCAAGATTCTCCTGCGTCGATGGCAGGATAAACACATCTGCGGCGGAGTAAATCAAAGACAGCGATAAGTCATCGCGAAAGGAACCGAGGTAATGGGTTTTCATCCCGAATTCGGGCGGATGCTGCGGACGATCGGCACCGAACACTACTAATTCCAGCGATTCACTCCATCCTGCCTGTGCCAAACTCTGGAGAGCAGGCTGCAACAGATGAAAGCCTTTACGCCGATCGCTCGTCGCTGCCATCGCCCCAAACAGCGCTAGATGCTTGTCTTGGGGCAGACCCAAGGCTTCACGGGCAAGGGTGCGGCTGATCGGTCGGTACCGGGTGATATCTAAACCGTTGGGAATCACTTCAATCCGCGAGTTGCGAAACAGTGAACTCGATCGCGCACAGTCTGCCAGCCATTGGCTCAGCGCCACGATTGTCAAGTCGATCGATTGCCAACTACGGGCTTTGCGCTGCCAGATTGAGCGCGATAAGTCCCGCGCTTTGGAACTCTGCAACTGTGGACAACTGCCGCACGATTGCGTGTAGCGATCGCAGGACAAGCCCCCTGTTGAATCACTTACACCCGTATAGTGACAGCCGCCAGTGAACGCCCACATATCATGCAGCGACCAGACGATCGGACGATTGAATCGGGCGATCGATTCAATCTGAATAAACGCATCGTTAATCCAGTGCAAATTCACCAAATCTGGATTGATCCGATTCACACGAGCAGCGACGGTTTCTGGTAGCCACTGCACCGAAAAGGTCGTGGGCTGGCGCTGGCGATAGCGTTTTAAGGGCAGTGCATCAAAGGTCAACCTCGCTTTTGCGATGCCTTGTTCAAGCTGCGTTCGAGGCGCGACGATCGACTTGTCCCCGCTCGTCTTTGCCTGCACGAGCATCTGAGACGCTACCCCAATCTGGTGCAGCCCCTGATGCAGTCGATACGCCGCTCTTGCCGCACCGCCTTCGACATCATAACTACTTGCCAGTAAAATCTTCACGCTCCCTCCATGATTGTGGCGACTTCCTGAATCGCTCGTGCTACTGCTTATCTCGGTTATTGCTGCTTGCCCAACGAAAATCTGAGCGGATTCGGGATAATTTTCAGCGTTTGATAAGTGCGAGTGCTAAAAATGGCTCCCCGGATGATGAGGCTAGTGGCAGTGGCGATCGCGGCCCCCTCTAGCCCAAAGCTTGGAATCAATAGCGCGTTCAGCACCACGTTTAAGCCCGCCGTTATCCCTGTGCCGATCGCGGTTTCTCGCTCTCGTCCTGTCATCAGTAGGAGCAATCCAGATAGCTCAAGCGGTGAACTGATTAAGTAACCGAGGCAAAGAATCGTCAGCGCGGCTTGCCCTTGAAGAAATTCTGAACCAAAAATTAGTAAGAACCAATGTCCAAGTACAATCAGCGAGGTTGAGATTGCACCGCAGGCAAGAAACAGCATTCGAGCACCGCTGTGTGCCACCTGCTCCACTTGTGATAGATTTCGCAGTGCATAAGCTTGCGCGATCGCAGGCCCGGTTGCAGCAGAAACGGCTGCTAAGCTGAACTGGATCAACTGCGCTCCTCGCCCAACCACCGTGTAAATTCCTGCCGCACTGGTTCCTTTCATCGCGCCTAG
This window encodes:
- a CDS encoding DUF1830 domain-containing protein → MVIAFTVVRDHPVLVFRNSLLFNVGSLTAMPQTLDPLPLGGSDPILCCYVNATSQIQIARITNVPNWYFERVVFPGQRLLFEAMANAQLEIHTGMMASAILSDTIPCSSLMVSEEGEDEPFSKPLGLAMASTDS
- a CDS encoding glycosyltransferase family 4 protein, translated to MKILLASSYDVEGGAARAAYRLHQGLHQIGVASQMLVQAKTSGDKSIVAPRTQLEQGIAKARLTFDALPLKRYRQRQPTTFSVQWLPETVAARVNRINPDLVNLHWINDAFIQIESIARFNRPIVWSLHDMWAFTGGCHYTGVSDSTGGLSCDRYTQSCGSCPQLQSSKARDLSRSIWQRKARSWQSIDLTIVALSQWLADCARSSSLFRNSRIEVIPNGLDITRYRPISRTLAREALGLPQDKHLALFGAMAATSDRRKGFHLLQPALQSLAQAGWSESLELVVFGADRPQHPPEFGMKTHYLGSFRDDLSLSLIYSAADVFILPSTQENLANTIMEAMACGTPCVAFEIGGMPDLIEHQKTGYLAQPYWIDDLALGIAWTLENRDRHRRLSDRAREKVEHEFTQAQQAYRYQSLFEDILQSNDRKRH
- a CDS encoding pentapeptide repeat-containing protein, whose product is MDIGAIRSGKVKQLAGADLQDEDLSKAELSGANLAGAKLSGVDFTNAKLSGAVLDGANLVGCQLIGTDLRATLTGANLMQADLTEADLRGSNLRGANLMRSRLTRANLAGAFLSGTNLMGVSLQGVDLRGADLRGANLSGVNLHGANLCQADLQGAQLTEANLEEADLQGANLAGANLAGANLLCADLQDANLEGVNLIGACTVGTAIDQASNQGAIASKIS
- a CDS encoding metal-dependent phosphohydrolase produces the protein MLEGSILNDLRVAHQPGALGKRPLNFGVYYKNTLVSLCHALEDCILSCSSAPLVVTAFQRGKWYLAEADRYGEIADHAQQIVIMASGDTGFAEHPTSQRSNVALVELEKSDPVAQEWHLMILAPSYTAMVLCQELTPEDYGVQGVPTEDLERKFYGFWTFEAGLVEETVNIAIAHIERYNPSLANQLRSRVAEISVQTSEQDEIYQAVSMVVNYLQVGQEDLRARSKHEALDNNLTSNELQAFLRLAQLIDQTDISNPNAAAEVATLSEAMAQLLDLPAWQLNRLKLSALLHRLAFLRRADSVLSPGSFGRISEQQTEEAPCCPIVPGAQILRNMGRMNAIATIVTHQSEQWNGQGQPAGLAGDEIPLESRILGLLAEFQQRVTQEQSTNPETALNHALAQCQAEAGDRWDSKLVEALGLLVSAMQQGLSLPIQTPKIAAGMWLLDSHSDDELLDLSDKVTEQV
- a CDS encoding endonuclease/exonuclease/phosphatase family protein, giving the protein MPISSRLLSITGWSYLVSLLLWLSFRLLFFDRFWWLALLNTTAPYLFLPLVILLPLALWHRRRTLFFGMILGCLLFVMWVQPRLHFFSKAVPTTPAGSLLKVMTFNILWSNQDYDKIAQMIRQTKPDLIGVQELQPNQLSNLLKAIAPDYPHHTIHPVDRFHTVALFSRLPIETAKPLPEPPIERGIQAIVRIGDQHLNVLVTHLAPNNMPLLPIDQFIAETRDRYARRAAEATYLKELVQQRSLPTLMLCDCNLTDTSEAYQQLRKHLKDSFQERGQGLGHTLFIRGVPFPVQRIDYIWHSKELEAINASVAPDGGSDHLPVVATLKIR
- a CDS encoding B12-binding domain-containing radical SAM protein, whose protein sequence is METRILYVRLPCNPIFPIGVVYLADHVHKQFPNITQKIFDLGTVPPLDYVSALDACIDEFQPTLLVYSWRDIQIYAPVGGRGGNPLQYTFEYYYALNPLLKARGALGLLRIASGYYGELWRNSNLIRRGVKRAKRYNPDAKVVVGGGAVSVFYEQVAKSLPKGTIVSVGEDETLLEKLLRGQDFLDERCYIVGETKPRDRMIHEFPTPIEKTACNYGYISQIWKEFEYYFQSQDFYIGVQTKRGCPHNCCYCVYTVIEGKQVRINPADEVVKEMKQLYDKGIRNFWFTDAQFIPARKYMDDAIELLQKIVDAGMTDIHWAAYIRADNLTPQLADLMVKTGMNYFEIGITSGSQELVRKMRMGYNLRTVLENCRDLKAAGFNDLVSVNYSFNVIDERPETIRQTIAYHRELERIFGADKVEPAIFFIGLQPHTHLEEYAFKSGILEPGYDPMNVKPWTVRKLLWNPEPLGSFFGEVCLQAWKRNPNDFGREVMDILEERLGCADLEEALTAPIDKPNSQLVTAS
- a CDS encoding glycosyltransferase, yielding MNVLFLTTVLPARKLHGSEIASQNIVEALQQAGCMVTVLGYGRKEDGALHKAAHEVLVADRAVETKKAKFKAMGWFALSLIKQMPYSAAKYLTRRYIKQVQSLLSAEVYDAIVIDHAQLGWLLDVIDHPRVILVAHNLEHDMYRQHYQRSSNRLAKWVYGREAATVEALEAKTAASVAEVWALTQHDANYFAQFTKARTLSLPSGFVSRQTETVAKMFDIGIIGSWAWKPNEEGLRWFLEAVYPLLPESLTIHVAGRGADWLSDRYPNLVYQGFVEDSQVFMMQARVMAIPTLSGGGIQIKTLDAIASGSHIVATAIALRGIANPPQTVAIADLPRSFAQQLMAAINAEQSPEAAQEAQQWYYDRQTLFLNEVKQAISELTASVGTHFSRHADLK
- a CDS encoding O-antigen ligase family protein; translation: MKLKDLLLLIQKLEPWLAGLFFAYFLGIALPPQAVSIANLISYPILAFLILVSGCWKKILFAMTRDIPLLLLHVMALVSVFWSMAPEVTGDETKAFIRAGVFGVYIAVRFGLGGEMRLLAKVLGIAAVLSLIAGVAFPTYGIQTDGEFIGAWKGIFGFKNLFAAQMTSAILLLTLLGLQRSRWRWLIWSVCAIAVALLLLSRGRTALAALLITMYLFPLYSILKQDYRLRVASTAIVLAVSLGVALSIFLNLQFIVVDVLGKNLEFNGRLPIWNMVLEKGLEHFWLGHGYSGFWTSGAAYPILTQTWAVNSFRAGVRFNAHNGFLELFLQLGIVGLTLYLISLCTLFFRTFYLLLRLKTVELFWVFQSLILAACINSADSFSVASAGGEWSIFVSFAIAIALQYRRLKIDDRLGSPSSDFDQKAALSPNPYPQRS
- a CDS encoding DUF4079 domain-containing protein — translated: MDLPSFIWLWRIAAWAMGLTIAAYLVQVATGSELLFGAKRLRSIHIGVGIAIAVLVLVLLGIGIVGTLGHYGSLGHSNHLWSGLAVVELIFLSAWSAVQIPSQPWARSVHVGVNFLLCLSLVWVSITGWQVVQKYL